From the genome of Rana temporaria chromosome 8, aRanTem1.1, whole genome shotgun sequence:
AAAGAGATCCAATTCAACTTGCTTTGCCAGCACACCAAAAACTAAGCAAACATAAaaagctaaataaacaaaaaaacattacattcCAGAAGGCCAATGTTAGTCATTTTTACATGATAGAAACCCTCATGTTATCCCCCATACATCCCCATCCTAATATTGTACAACCAGTACAGTCCTGATGATTCTCTCTTATTGGTCTACAGGAAAGCTGTatagatcacatgaccaatgaggatggaggaggatcggagtcacatgactgggaagatactaaacctcaccctggagatcatctacctgctgaccggagaggtgaggaggattctgggaggtcacatggcatcacttttatctctattaataaaacacagacctgaccggagaggtgaggaggagtctgagagatcacatgacatccctcttatctctattaataaaacacagacctgaccggagaggtgaggaggattctgggaggtcacatgacatccctcttatctctattaataaaatacagacctgaccggaggggtgaggaggattctgggagatcacatgacatcactcttatctctattattaaaacacagacctgaccggagaggtgaggaggattctgggagtctaacatgatattcctattggttctccaatacagagattccctcttgtgaagtcaggtgatcatatgaccatcacagtgcctccatgtgactccctaaaacctgagagacacaacatggagaagattctagaagtcatcaagaagatgatggagctgctgacaggagaggtgagcggtgccgggaattctgggacattatccagtaacagacaagggatgtgtctggatggtgactgtatcacgATGaagaacaatcactgatagtatcattaggatctgtacattatctgcattgttaccattgatgtcatttttattaaatatttagagtggaaacctgagagattctaaagttgatGTAAAAGtcgagataaaagaggaggatgatgaggatggggtgatggaggaagaacacaaagatctgtaccaggacaccatggtggagtcatccagctacagaaaccccctagagggatgtccccgtcctctgtattcccaggagGATCACAACTATGCACAACACAATAAGGTAATTAATCAACAATTTATGTAGTTATGATTTCTACACAAGCATGTTTGTtacagtaaatattttattcattcagagtggaaacttcggggattataatattgttgttaaagaagagtataaagaggaggatgaggagtatggagtgatgaagGAGCtttctaaagaacacaagggtCTCTACAAGGACATgttggagccacctaataccaggaacccaccagagagatgtccccgtcctctgtattccttgGATTcctcacaggaaggtcacaccatcccccactatcatcaggtaggtggagttgagggtcgggaacataaagtgattgaacactctgacatgtggagatgatgtgtggactctacaagatgatattttctatgtgatctcacatcataaatacttctatgttacagatgttattttctgccattctgttggtttagggtgaagatctgatgatCATGAAAACTGAGTGTGacgtagaagagacgtatgtgagggatgatcagcaatatacggaggaggctggaatgacgaggacattcatagaggaggacactcctacagagatcagcacaggtgacccataatatATTCTTCTCTTATCTCCGCTctgttactgctcactgattggtcggAGATATGGGACCTCCACAGAGAACATCTCCTCACTCATATCTACCTGATCCAGATGGAATCTTGATGGAAGTGAACTAACCCTCTCATATCTATTgatgatgtttttctatttttccaggacaCGCCATGGAGAAACCCTCAAAGGATCGTCTCACTTTATCTCCAGGTTGTAAAATGGAAGACGAGGACATCACAGGAGATTGTGGTGGAGAAAAGACAATGAGCTCCACTATGGATGGAGGACTTCACAGTGTGGATAGACCATGGAATCCCTCTGACTCTGAGCAACCTCGTACTGTGAAGGGTGGGGCCGGAATTCAGGGGGAGAAGACATTTTCCTGTCccgaatgtggtgaaaattttaACTTTATATTAAATCTTACCGCACATCAGGAACCTCACACAGGTGAGACACTTCTACCCtgttccgagtgcgggaaatgttttttttttaaatcggaacTCATCATACATTATAAATCTCACACAGCGGAGAGGCcctattcttgtcctgagtgcgagAAACGTTTCTCACAGAAATCACACCTTGTTATACAtctaagatctcacacgggggagagccCGTATTCTTGCAAttagtgcgggaaatgtttttcacagaaatcGCACCTCgttatacatcagagatctcacacaggggagagccCATATTCTTGCCCCGAGTGCGGGAGATTTTTTTcgcagaagtcccatctttccagacatcagcgatttcacacaggagagaagccgtattcctgccatgagtgcgggaaatgttatgcACAAAAATCAGACCTAGttgtacatcagagatctcacacgggggagagaccgtattcctgccctgaatGCGGGAAATCTTTTTCGGTCAAGGCCAAGCTTTCTAGACACCAGATATTGCACACAGgcaagaagccgtattcctgctctgagtgtgggaggtgtttttcacagaaggcccATCTTACcaaacatcagaggtctcacggGGCTGATAAGCGGTATTTTTGAAATTCATCGAGGAAcactaacatttttaaatacagtgaaacctcggattgcaagtaacgcggttaacgagcatttcgcaatacgagcgctgtattttgtttaaatcctgattcggtttgcgagtgttgtctcgcaaaacgagcaggattcaagccacagcgatgtgcagtaccgcgtttggcctgaggtggggggggggggcgcagagcaGAGCCGATCGGAAATGCTCAGaaatactctgggccagattcacatacatttagataggcgcagcgtatcagagatacgatacgctgccgtatcttacctggctttaagtagaatccaggaagattttgtgccgtaagttacggcggcatagtgtatttctggcgtcggaattcaaatcggtgattagggggcgtgattcatttaaatgaagcgcgtcccagcgccgattgaactgcgcatgctccgttaagaaatttcccgccgtgctttgtgcgaaatgacgtcgcaacgacgtcatttttttaacttagacgtgacttacgtccatcccgattcacggatgacttacgcaaaaaaaaaaaacggccatactttaacatggcaagtctatctatacgccgaaaaatagcagctttaactatacgccggaaaaatccgactagagacgacgtaagagaatgcgacggccgcgcgtacgttcgtggatcgtcggaaaaagctaatttgcatacccgacgcggaaaacgacgcgaactccacccagcggacgccgaagtattgcatctacgatccgaaggcgtacaaagccgtacgcctgtcggatcgaacccagatgccgtcgtatcttggtttgaggattcaaaccaaagatacgacgcgggtaatttgaaagtacgccggcgtatcagtagatacgccggcgtactcgctatgaggatctggccctctgttcctgAGCCTTCCCAAGCTTTCCTGAGTTCAGCAGAGCTGTCTCCAAGGTTCTCTAGCGCCCCCACctatggccacatgcggtattgcatgccattgaagtcaatgcggaacaaattattttcgtttcgttggtgaaactcgctttgatatgtgagtgtctTGGATTACAAGCTTTCTCCTGGATTGGttcatgctcgtaatccaaggttccactgtagtgacGAAGTCCGGTAGATGTGGAAGTCATGCTACAAGGTTATTTGAAGAAAGCAATGTCCAAAACAAGGCAAGAAGAAGAGGAGGCCACACCAACAAAATGGAAATGGCAATGACCAAAGGGATGGCAATAAAGATGGATGTGAGACCTCAGCTGAGGAGGATACCTGTcgtctttttatttttgttttgttcctccTGGTCCCCAGTTTTGGTACACAAAGTTCTATAAGACTCCATCAATCCTGGCGAATGGTCAACAGATGCTACAGCCAGAACAATATAGTATAGAATCCCATGGATAATGTTCTGGGCCTTCGATGATTCCGGGGCTAACAGGCCGTTTTGTGCCTTCCTATATAACCAAGTAGAACTTTAATAAAGATATTATCTGGAATTTCGAACTATTAGTTGGTCTTTCttattacatacagtactgtgacAACCATCCGGCACCCAGTCTGGGTGCTtcaagatacagcttcctccaaACAGGAACCAGGAACAAGGTATTATAGCTGAATATTGCACCTAAGAACTAGACGACattagcttaggtgcaaactggaactgatTATATTGTAATCTGACACAAAATATATACCTCACAAAATCAGGTAAGAGCTTTATCACATAGCTAAGGAACAGccaacataaaaaataaacagtaagctGTTTAACAACTAGTCACCTAGACAAGCCTAGGTGACTCAGATCACTGCCAGGGCCTCCACCCAGGACAAAGCCCCCATTCAGGATAGAGCCTCCACCAAGGACAGAGCTCCCACCCAGGACAGTACCTGCACCTAGGACAGAGCACCCAACCAGGACAGGGCATCTACCCAGGACAGGAACCCCACCCAGGACAGAGCTACCAAGGACAGGGACCCCACCCGGGACAGAGCTACCACGAAGGACAGGGTCTCCACCAAGGACAGAGCTCCCACCCAGGACAGTACCTGCACCCAGGACAGAGCACCCAACCAGGACAGGGCATCCACCCAGGACAGGAACCCCACCCAGGACAGAGCTACCAAGGACAGGGACCCCACCCAGGACAGAGCTACCACCAAGGACAGGGCCTCCACCCAGAACAGAGTCCCCAGACAGAGCCCCTACTCAGGATATAGCTACCACCCAGGACAATGCCTTCACCAAGGACAAAGCCCCCACCCAGGACCAAGCCCCCATCCCGAACAGAACACCCATTCAGGACAGAGCTACCACTCAGGTTAGACTCCCACCCAGAATAGGGCCCCTACCCAGAACAAGGCCCTCCCCCAGGACAGTGCCTCCACCAAGGACAGACCCCCCACCCAGGACAGGGTCTCCATCCAGGACCAAGCCCCCACCCCGGTCAGGACAGATCTACCACTCAGGTCAGGGCCCCTACCCAGGATAGGGCCCCTACCCAGGACATGGCCCTCACCCATGACAGTGCCTCCGCAGAGGATAGAGCCCCCACACAGGACAGGGCCTCTGCCTAGGACAGAACCCTCAATAAGGACAGAGCTACCACACAGGACAGGGTCCCCACCCAGGACAGAACCCCCACCCAGGACAGAGCCTTCAAACAGGACAGTACCTGCACCCAGGACAGGGCATCCACCCAGAACAGGGCCCTCACCGAGGACAGAGCTaccacccaggacagggccttCACCCAGGACAGGGCCACCACCCGAACAGAATATTTCTCTAAACCTGAAGGTTAAATAAGTGAACCAGAACCTTTTCTAAGTGGAGGAGTGGGATTGATAATAAAGTTGCCAGGGCTTCCACCCAGGACAGgacctccacccaggacaggacctccacccaggacaggatCTAAGtccgtcgaaaattccgacagaaaaagtccgatggggcatacacacggtcggaatatctgacgaAAAGCTCCcacctgactttttctgtcggcaTTACACCACGATGCTTTGCGTTGCACTTGGTGATGTAAGGCTTGGATGGAGCTGCTCGGCCATCGAAACGTATTCCAGGAAGCTCTCTATgtactgttgttgttgttgtgctAATCTGAAGGCCACACGAAGTTCGGAGGTCTGTAGCTATTGACTCTACAGACAGTTGGTGACTTCTGCATACTGTGGGCTTCAGGATGCGCTGACCCCGCTTTATCATTTTACGAGGCCTACCACTTTGTTGCCAGTTGCTTCCACTTTGTTATATAATACCACTAACGGGTTAGTAGCCAGGAAATTTCATGGATGGACACCTGAATCCAATGATTTGGAGggctgtcccaatacttttggcaatatcgtGTATCATCAAGGTATATGTGCATTTGATTTAATCCCCGGTATACATTATTTTTGTACAACTTGTATTGATGTATCAGACTTTAATAGACTTActattaactagggttgtcccgataccacttttttaggactgagtacaagtaccgatactttttttcaagtagtcgccgataccgatacttttttttaaatgtgtccccaaatgcagccatgtcccccacaaatgcagccatgtccccccacaaatgcagccatgtcccccatatgcagccatgtctcccatatccagccatgtcccccccccatgaagccatgtcccccatatgcagccatgtctccccccacatccagcagacctgaacgggcggtccgtgctcctctatggagccgcgaatGTCAGCGGTggcatccgacccgccaaagtgtgacgaagGAAAAAACgaccatccgtctggcggatcggattggggGAACACAGATAGACGGGTCCGTGTTCTTCCGATCCCCccgtaggggagagcggagaaaagacagggcggtccctgcacagtgtgcggagaccgccctgtcatccgccggctcaccggggatcaacggagcgatccccgctgagcaagcggaggttcacggggcggatcactactgatccgccccgtgtgaaaggggccttaccctgCTCTGTGATCAGCCAAGTCCAAAAGATTCAGCGATCCCAGAGCGCACTGCAGGGGCACACGAGCAGCACAATCATGGGAGGAGGTCTGTAGAAGCCCTACCGGCATTAGAAGCCCGTGCTGTAGTCGTCTTTTGGCTAGAGCGCGGACAGAAAGCCGTTAaaccaaaaaatacaaatt
Proteins encoded in this window:
- the LOC120909582 gene encoding zinc finger protein 572-like, whose amino-acid sequence is MIMKTECDVEETYVRDDQQYTEEAGMTRTFIEEDTPTEISTGHAMEKPSKDRLTLSPGCKMEDEDITGDCGGEKTMSSTMDGGLHSVDRPWNPSDSEQPRTVKGGAGIQGEKTFSCPECGENFNFILNLTAHQEPHTGETLLPCSECGKCFFFKSELIIHYKSHTAERPYSCPECEKRFSQKSHLVIHLRSHTGESPYSCN